Within Cyprinus carpio isolate SPL01 chromosome A7, ASM1834038v1, whole genome shotgun sequence, the genomic segment tattattattatacaatattatatattttagtccTTTCTGTGTTTCCTCTATCGTTGTAAAGAATTcatgtttcattatttatatataattatatataattataatttttattattgttattgaataATTGGAGAATTATGAAAcatctatatataattaaaaatgtgtgtgtacagaacaTATATTCAGTTTAATAAATTACTCTTATTAAGTGtaatgttttctctcttttttttagctATTAAAACCATGTTTATGTAAATGCATGAGACACCAGATCTTCTGTTGCTgtgtttttcaggtttctttttattatggatTTGCCCAAGCATTTAAATATCTCCTTCAGAACAGTAGTGACGTTAAAGCAAGGTATGTTCTTTAACACACATCAAGCATTGTTTTTCATCAGGAGCCGGTAGTCAGATTATTTCTGTCACTGCTAACCTTCTGTCTTCTTCTAGAAAAAGGCTGAAAGCTATGGAATCTTTGATTGGATTGATCCAGAACTTCCCATACGAGGACCCTCAGTATGAGAAACTTCAAGAGGACATGGAAAGGGTGCGTGCCAAGTTTAGACAGGTAATGTCATCGAACATGCCCCATCATCTCTTTGTTAGAATGCAAGCTGACGGTTTCTAATGGGTTATTTTAATACtgttaattatcaaaataatatctGCCTTACATATTTCATTTCTACAGGTGTGCTCTTTACTGAACGTGGCAACAGACTTTAAAGAATATGTGAGTGGATCAACGGGAATGTCCTTCTAAGACGACAGGAGCCTTACAGCAGCCGTGGCGATGATCTGCAGACAGACAGTACTGATGAGGGGGTTTGTGGTGCTCACGTGCAATGTGTACACGAGTGGACTGTTATCACTCTCACTGGATTCTGAAACTGACTTCTAGAAAACAGAGTGGAAGCGTTTGAGTGCTATTCTTAGGCGTTTGAGAGTTTTAAAGTGAGATAAACGGGTGAAATAGCAGCAGTAATACAAGTTCATTTAATATACAAGACAAACCAAAGTCAGCATCTTCATGACAATATTCCATCTACTAAgatgatttttaacatttgttttatggACAAAGGCATTTTTATAGACAAAGCTGTTTAAAAAGAAGACGATAAACACCATCTTGTGGTGAAACTGGGAGAATGGTTCTTGCCGTTAGGTGTCACCGCCTGCTGGTAAACTGCAAGTACTGCAGGATTGTTACTCATGACATTAGGATCAATTAAAATCAGTAATGAAAAAGGTATAAGCGGCACAGACAGTTTTGCaagaaatgttttacaatattgaCTCTTAGAATGCTTTACTGGTGAGTCTACGTCtacattaaaagacatttcagaatAAAGTAAATGATGAACATACATTATAATGATGTGGAGCGGTCTAAATTATGGtccatataatttttattattcatagtaattataataacaatgcctttttcaagtaatttttattattattaatatgacttatttttgttgatgatttttcctttctcttttattAGTTCAAGATGTCACAAATcctttagatattttaatagagattttaatatctatttttaaagaTTACATAATCCAGAGCTGGTGGATTAGATTGATTTGACATTACACATCTGCCATTTGCAGAAATCCCGTTTCCCTTTAGTTAGTCTTAGTTAACCAGCTCTGAATCCTAAGAAATTCCTTTGCTGGGTTCCTCAGTGCTATTTCACGGGTGGTCAGCAGAGTCTGCTGACTGGTAGTTTTCCTCCCCTCTCCTGGGTCCAGAATGGGGACAGTTGCTGTGGGCTCAACAATGCTGTAGTGGGGCCCGTGCGAGAGGCCAGGGGGCTCTGGTTTTGTTCTGCTCCCCTCACACTTAAAATCTGAGGTGCAGATCAGAATTCAGGCAGACAGGTGTTGGCAGGATATTAGAGGGTGTTTCTAGAGATGGCAGCTGGTCTACGCTGTGGGCAGCAGCAGGTAAACTGTTGGCGGCACCTTCTGAGCCCTGACAGATAAAACCCTGCTCTTCCCTGAAGACCTCCAGTCAGCTGCTACATCAGTC encodes:
- the lto1 gene encoding protein LTO1 homolog isoform X1, with amino-acid sequence MAFVSNSDDLFDSIIMADARFHDEGYQEGFEEGIRQGTIEGRNHGRLHGAKLGAEVSFYYGFAQAFKYLLQNSSDVKARKRLKAMESLIGLIQNFPYEDPQYEKLQEDMERVRAKFRQVCSLLNVATDFKEYVSGSTGMSF
- the lto1 gene encoding protein LTO1 homolog isoform X2, with amino-acid sequence MAFVSNSDDLFDSIIMADARFHDEGYQEGFEEGIRQGTIEGRNHGRLHGAKLGAEVSFYYGFAQAFKYLLQNSSDVKARKRLKAMESLIGLIQNFPYEDPQYEKLQEDMERVCSLLNVATDFKEYVSGSTGMSF